In Rhineura floridana isolate rRhiFlo1 chromosome 1, rRhiFlo1.hap2, whole genome shotgun sequence, the following proteins share a genomic window:
- the LOC133375578 gene encoding protocadherin alpha-5-like: MFERESRKITLPPTENQAIWLRQGVGTRLPLILLHTAWKMGSGQLHYSVPEESQHGTFVGRIAQDLGLQVDELKPRMFQMESQGDGDYFKVNEQNGILFVNSRIDREGLCGKSPICTIHLEVIVDKPLTVFHVEVEIADTNDNAPVFSVREQNLAVLESRVQGSHFPIEDASDADIGSNGHITYKLSPNEYFSVEEIKNYEHSKSLVLTLNKPLDREVSPEHHLLLSASDSGQPTLTGTVLLVISVVDVNDNAPAFNQSVYKTELLENSAVGTLVIKLEARDMDDGINKEISYSLSNLVAPNTKERFSIGPNNGEVRVKGAVDFEECTAYDIQIEATDKGGYPLSGHCKVLIEVLDVNDNSPEMSLKSLSVPVPEDSPPGTVVALISVSDRDSGANGQVRCSVRPSGLPFKLLSTFKNYYSLVVAEPLDREQEAEYKLVVTAQDQGTPSLSTSSTLVVPIGDINDNAPAFLQPSYTVFVKENNPPGAHIFTVSASDPDVAENSLITYWLDEKLWPISSYISVHSESGKVYALQPLDYEEVKLLEFQVRAKDAGLPSLCGNVTVQVFVVDENDNVPAVTVPVQEAATLLMVPMTAGHVVGKIHALDADSGYNAWLRYEMHEGSSGLWRVGLYSGEISTTRALDEAEGSSSHSLLVLVKDHGKPALSATATLGISLVTSVQAFPADARLPRIGGSPNPLADNTNIYLIIAICSVSSLFLLAIIAYMALRCHCQPKEAVMYGPGAATLVCASEVGSWSYSNRHSHILGGVAGDSSAKSDLMVFSPNIPVFAGNGKQQDLLCLTFYDYYPVS; the protein is encoded by the exons CTGATTCTTCTCCACACAGCCTGGAAGATGGGGAGCGGCCAGCTCCATTATTCTGTGCCTGAGGAATCCCAGCATGGCACCTTTGTGGGTCGCATCGCCCAGGATCTGGGGCTGCAGGTGGATGAGCTTAAGCCTCGGATGTTCCAGATGGAATCCCAAGGGGATGGGGACTATTTCAAGGTAAATGAGCAGAATGGTATTTTGTTTGTTAATTCTCGGATAGATAGGGAGGGGCTGTGTGGCAAAAGTCCAATCTGCACCATTCACCTGGAGGTGATTGTGGATAAACCCCTGACAGTCTTCCATGTGGAAGTGGAGATTGCAGACACAAATGACAATGCCCCTGTTTTCTCAGTCAGAGAGCAGAATTTAGCTGTCTTAGAATCAAGAGTCCAAGGTTCCCATTTCCCAATAGAAGACGCTTCTGATGCAGACATTGGTAGCAATGGTCACATAACCTACAAGCTCAGCCCCAATGAATACTTTTCTGTGGAAGAGATAAAGAATTATGAGCACAGCAAGTCTTTGGTTCTAACATTAAATAAACCACTGGATCGTGAAGTATCCCCAGAGCATCACTTGTTACTTTCAGCATCAGATAGTGGACAGCCAACCCTCACTGGCACAGTTCTGTTGGTGATCTCTGTCGTGGATGTCAATGACAATGCACCTGCATTTAACcagtcagtttacaaaactgaATTATTGGAAAACTCTGCAGTTGGAACCTTGGTGATTAAATTGGAGGCAAGAGATATGGATGATGGAATAAATAAAGAGATTTCCTATTCACTTAGTAACCTTGTTGCTCCCAATACAAAGGAAAGGTTTAGCATAGGTCCAAATAATGGAGAAgttagagtgaaaggagctgtGGATTTTGAAGAGTGTACAGCATACGATATTCAAATTGAAGCAACAGATAAAGGTGGTTACCCCTTGTCCGGACATTGCAAGGTTCTCATTGAGGTTTTGGATGTGAATGACAATAGCCCTGAAATGTCACTGAAGTCACTATCGGTGCCCGTTCCAGAGGACTCCCCACCAGGGACAGTGGTGGCTCTGATCAGCGTCTCAGACAGGGACTCTGGGGCTAACGGGCAAGTGAGATGCTCTGTAAGGCCCTCTGGCCTACCCTTCAAGCTACTGTCCACCTTCAAGAATTACTACTCACTGGTGGTGGCTGAGCCCCTGGATCGGGAGCAGGAAGCAGAATACAAGCTGGTAGTGACAGCACAGGACCAAGGGACTCCATCACTGTCAACCAGCAGCACACTGGTGGTACCCATCGgtgatataaatgacaatgcacctGCTTTTCTTCAGCCCTCCTACACAGTTTTTGTGAAGGAGAACAACCCTCCTGGTGCTCACATCTTCACAGTGTCTGCCTCAGACCCAGATGTGGCTGAGAACAGCCTGATTACCTACTGGCTGGATGAGAAGCTCTGGCCAATATCAAGCTACATTTCAGTGCACTCAGAGAGTGGGAAGGTATATGCTTTGCAGCCCTTGGACTATGAGGAGGTGAAGCTGTTGGAGTTCCAAGTGAGGGCCAAGGATGCTGGGTTGCCCTCCTTGTGTGGCAACGTGACGGTGCAAGTCTTTGTGGTGGATGAGAATGACAATGTGCCTGCCGTAACTGTACCAGTACAAGAGGCTGCCACTCTTCTGATGGTCCCCATGACAGCTGGGCATGTGGTGGGCAAGATTCATGCCCTGGATGCTGACTCCGGCTACAATGCATGGCTGCGCTATGAGATGCACGAGGGGTCCAGTGGGCTTTGGCGGGTGGGTCTGTACAGTGGCGAGATCAGTACAACACGTGCCCTGGATGAGGCCGAGGGCAGCAGCAGTCATAGTTTGCTGGTTCTGGTGAAGGACCATGGGAAGCCAGCTTTGTCAGCCACAGCCACGCTGGGTATTTCATTGGTGACAAGTGTCCAGGCCTTCCCAGCTGATGCCCGCCTTCCCAGAATAGGAGGGAGCCCAAATCCCCTGGCAGATAACACCAACATCTATCTCATCATAGCCATCTGCTCAGTGTCCAGCTTGTTCCTGCTGGCCATCATTGCATATATGGCCCTGCGATGTCACTGTCAGCCTAAGGAGGCAGTGATGTATGGTCCTGGAGCAGCCACACTGGTGTGTGCCAGTGAGGTGGGCAGCTGGTCATATTCAAATCGCCATAGCCACATCTTGGGTGGTGTGGCAGGGGACTCCAGTGCCAAAAGTGACCTCATGGTTTTCAGCCCCAACATACCTGTCTTTGCAGGGAATGGGAAACAGCAGGATCTGCTCTGTCTAACG TTTTATGATTATTACCCGGTATCTTAG
- the LOC133375577 gene encoding protocadherin alpha-10-like, whose translation MPLNTTYLELQVSIKKRHILAIVVINLSFMERRQLLQLVLLHTAWLMGGGQLHYSVPEESQHGTFVGRIAQDLGLEVEELVPRMFQMVSKGQEDYFEVNIQNGILFVNSRIDREELCAQSPMCTIHLEMIVDKPLKIFHAEVEIRDINDNAPIFPVNEHQLFILESRLPGSYFPLEGASDADIGSNGLLTYILSPNYYFQLREEKHGNLSKSLALVLQNALDREKFSVHHLLLIATDGGLPELTGTVQLKITVLDANDNVPVFNQSVYEVHLPENITEGTSLLTLTAYDLDEGTNKEIVYSFSNMMPSHVRHIFSIDSNTGEIKMKGKIDFEDINLFELQVEAADQGSYSMVGHCKVLIQVLDVNDNAPELSVTSLSVPIPEDSSVGTVVALMSVSDRDAGINAQVSCSLWPSGIPFKLVSTFKNYYSLVLAEPLDREQVAEYRLSVIIQDEGTPSLSGTNSLLVPIGDINDNAPAFVQSSYTVFVKENNPPGAHIFTVSASDPDVAENSLVSYWIDEKLWPLSSYISVHSESGKLYALQPLDYEKLKLLEFEVRAKDAGLPSLCGNVTIQVFVVDENDNAPDVSRAAEAPILLVVPVTAGHIVGKIHALDADSGYNAWLCYELHGGSSSSWRVGLYSGEISTTHALDEAESIGSSMILLVLVRDHGKPVLSVTATLSISLVASTQAVQADVRLPRMGGSLKPVEDITNIFLIIAICSVSSLFLLAVIVYVALRCRSQLKDAAMYAPGTATLVCASEVGSWSYSQRHSRNLGCMAGEAGVKSDLMVFSPHIPIFAVNPGVGNGKELDPHLSGEVSYVKTLRSL comes from the exons atgcctctgaataccacttacttgGAATTGCAAGTGAG CATCAAGAAACGACACATTTTGGCCATCGTTGTCATAAACCTCAGCTTCATGGAGAGAAGGCAGCTGCTGCAGTTGGTTCTGCTTCACACAGCCTGGTTGATGGGGGGTGGCCAGCTCCATTATTCTGTGCCTGAGGAATCCCAGCATGGAACATTTGTGGGCCGTATTGCCCAGGACCTGGGGCTGGAGGTGGAGGAGCTGGTGCCTCGGATGTTCCAGATGGTATCCAAAGGACAGGAGGATTATTTTGAGGTAAATATACAGAATGGTATTTTGTTTGTGAATTCCCGAATTGACAGGGAAGAGCTGTGTGCTCAGAGTCCCATGTGCACCATTCATCTAGAGATGATTGTGGATAAACCTCTCAAGATCTTCCATGCAGAGGTGGAGATCAGGGACATAAATGACAATGCTCCAATTTTCCCAGTAAATGAGCATCAACTGTTTATTTTGGAATCTAGGCTGCCAGGCTCCTATTTCCCACTAGAGGGAGCTTCAGATGCTGATATTGGTTCAAATGGTCTGCTAACCTACATTCTTAGTCCAAATTATTATTTTCAGCTACGTGAAGAAAAGCATGGTAACCTCAGTAAATCTTTAGCACTTGTGCTACAGAATGCCCTGGATCGAGAAAAATTCTCTGTACACCATTTATTGCTCATTGCCACTGATGGGGGACTACCAGAGCTAACTGGTACAGTGCAACTGAAGATAACTGTACTAGATGCAAATGATAATGTACCAGTGTTTAACCAGTCTGTATATGAGGTGCATCTGCCAGAAAACATCACAGAGGGAACATCACTCCTTACTCTGACTGCTTATGACTTGGATGAAGGAACAAATAAAGAAATAGTATATTCTTTTAGTAATATGATGCCTTCCCATGTAAGGCATATTTTTTCTATAGATTCAAACACAGGTGAAATCAAAATGAAAGGAAAGATAGACTTTGAAGATATTAACTTATTTGAATTACAAGTGGAAGCTGCTGATCAAGGCTCATACTCTATGGTTGGACACTGCAAAGTTCTGATCCAAGTTTTGGATGTGAATGACAATGCTCCAGAACTGTCTGTGACATCCCTTTCTGTGCCCATTCCAGAGGACTCCTCAGTGGGGACAGTGGTGGCCCTGATGAGTGTCTCGGATAGGGATGCAGGCATCAATGCTCAGGTGAGTTGCTCCCTATGGCCTTCTGGGATTCCCTTCAAGCTGGTATCCACCTTCAAGAATTACTACTCACTGGTGCTGGCTGAGCCCCTGGATCGGGAGCAGGTGGCCGAGTACAGGCTCTCAGTGATAATTCAAGATGAAGGGACTCCATCACTTTCAGGCACCAACAGCCTACTGGTGCCCATTGgtgatataaatgacaatgcacctGCTTTTGTACAGTCTTCCTACACAGTTTTTGTAAAGGAGAATAATCCACCAGGTGCTCACATCTTCACAGTATCTGCCTCAGACCCAGATGTGGCTGAGAACAGCCTGGTCAGCTACTGGATAGATGAGAAGCTCTGGCCACTGTCAAGCTACATCTCAGTGCACTCAGAGAGTGGGAAGCTCTATGCCTTGCAGCCCTTGGACTATGAAAAGCTGAAACTGTTGGAGTTTGAAGTGAGGGCCAAGGATGCTGGGCTGCCCTCCTTGTGTGGCAATGTGACAATACAAGTCTTTGTGGTGGATGAGAATGACAATGCACCTGATGTGTCTAGGGCAGCAGAAGCTCCCATCCTGCTGGTGGTCCCCGTGACTGCAGGACACATAGTGGGCAAGATCCATGCCCTGGATGCTGACTCAGGCTACAATGCATGGCTGTGCTATGAACTGCATGGAGGAAGTAGTAGTTCCTGGCGGGTTGGCCTTTACAGTGGTGAGATTAGTACTACGCATGCCCTGGATGAGGCAGAGAGTATAGGCAGTAGCATGATTCTGTTGGTGCTGGTGAGGGACCATGGCAAGCCTGTGCTGTCAGTCACAGCCACATTGAGTATTTCACTGGTAGCAAGCACTCAGGCCGTTCAGGCTGATGTCCGTCTCCCCAGAATGGGAGGTAGCCTGAAGCCTGTGGAGGACATTACAAACATCTTCCTGATCATTGCCATCTGCTCAGTGTCCAGCTTGTTCCTGCTAGCCGTCATTGTATATGTGGCTCTGCGATGCCGGTCTCAGCTCAAGGATGCTGCCATGTATGCTCCAGGCACAGCCACACTAGTGTGTGCAAGTGAAGTGGGCAGCTGGTCATATTCACAACGCCATAGTCGGAACCTGGGATGTATGGCTGGGGAAGCTGGTGTCAAGAGTGACCTCATGGTTTTCAGTCCCCATATTCCCATCTTTGCTGTGAATCCAGGGGTGGGAAATGGAAAGGAGCTTGATCCACACTTATCTGGAGAGGTGAGTTATGTGAAAACCTTAAGATCCCTGTAA